The genomic stretch AATGTGTGTGCTCTTAGGGTGATACTGCGCTGTAAAGGCTGCTGCCTTGCATCAGTTGTGCATGTATACTTCCAAGCTTCCGCTTTAGGCACGATCACCTCTTCCAAGGCTATTCTTGAATCAACACTGGTTTCTCCATCGACCGACCTTGAGTAGCGCTAATAGCGAGAACACTTCATTCGATTCTGTCAGCGCCGATCACGCCAATCACAGCATGGCACCAGCAGCCCAACTATCCAAGGCCGATCTCAAACTCTTTCTACAGCAACTACAAACAAGCTCCACCGACGTAGCGCAATGGAATTCAATGATGCGCATATCGCTCGTCCGTGGAGGACTCATCGACCTCACCATTTACGGCCGCCGTATAGCATCAACTCCCCGCTTCGCCTTGATGGCTGTCTTCCCAACCCTTCTCGCATTTTTGACGGAGCACCTCCGTGCACCCGCCGTAAACTTCAAATTCGATGTACCCAAGGCGCACAAGCGGGGAGAAGCATTCCAATCGCAGCTCACTTCAGCAAAGGAGAAGATGTCCGATGTGCAAATCAAGATCCACGAAGCAGCGCTCATTGAGATTGCACAGTGGCTCACCGCACTGTGCACCCCGCACTCAAATACTCTAACAGGTGCTTCACTGGCTATCGAGACGTGTATCCGCTTCATCTGTGCGAACATACTCGGCTCTCCAGAGTACGTGCAGCACTTGACCAACAAATTCGTGGAGCAGTCTGCCAGGTCTGCACTCACTGCGACTGGAATGACTGAGCTCGTCAAGTCCTGTCGCGGTGAGGAAGACGCCTTACTGGTCGGCCTAGCCTCTGAGCTGATTCAGAAGAAGCTCGACAACCAAATCAATCCGAACGACCTACGCGGATTTATGGCAGCGGATGGGAATCAACTCCTCAAACTGAAAGTCGAGAGCTTGGAAAAAGATATGGAGCTTGGACATTTCGAGACTATACAAAAGAGTGGCAAGACCGACAACACCATTTTGGGATTTGAGGATGATAGTAAGGCGGCAAACAACCGCGTCCGCAGCAAGAAAAGCAAGTCTAGGGTTTACGAGGTTACAGGTGGTATTGAGGTGGATGGTGATGATCAGGTCGTCGAGATTGATGTAGATGGTTGGGAGATGTTCCCCAGTGGCAATGAGAGCAGTTCGTCGgcaaagaagcagaagatCAATCACAAGCGTGCCGCTAGCGATTATAACGTTGCTGAGTTGGTCTAGTAAGCGGGGGTGACGTATATGGTGTCTCTATGGAAGCCGAACTATCTTCTTTGTGATCGCCTGGATGGGCGTTCGACTAAACAGATGAAAATTGAATAGCCGAGTTTCAAAATTGAACGATATTGCACAGCCACATCAGATACACGTGTGCAAGAATTCAGCCCCTCGAGTGACAGACAGAATAAAGTTCTGACAGATACTAGGTGGCTAGCCACGAAAACGCTCATCGACAGGCCACATGACACTACATGTCAGCTCTTAATCCGGAGAATTACGTATGTGCAGTGGCGTCACTACGATTGATTAGGCAAGTACCCTTAGATTTGGCGGTACAAAGAGTTGGCGAGGCAATCTTGGTTTTGTGGCACCTGTTTTTCCTCGGCACTGACGAAGAGATATTCAGGGATCCTGTCAACCGGCCAATGTCTTGCCCTAGAGGTCAGGGGCTGATAGATATGGTGTATGTGTGACAGGGTTACCGGGTAGAAACGTTAAATAGACTGGCATAGTCAAGCATGTATGTATTGATGAAAGTCAGCAACGCAGACTCTACAACATTCATGGCAAGTACATGCTTAACCGATTGAAAGAGAGACTTGAGACGATCTATACGTTGAGATATGCAACGGGGAGAAGGAAGCTTCCTCGTGGACTTGTAGCTATTCCGACTCCTCAGGCATGAAGATGGTGAGACATCACATTGGATTCAATGAAACGCCACGAAAAGACTCCACATGCTGTGGCAAGATAGGGTATTACGCCCGTAACTATCTCTAGATAACAAAGCCTGATACTCAAGATGGCTAAGAAACAGTGTGGGCACAGCCTTGGGATCGCCGCTCGCTTGTGACTATACCTCGCtagcagactccgcaacaatcaatcgattgacatgattgattcctatataggttaaagaattacttcattaggcagcctttaacctagataggaatcaatcatgccgatccgattgattgttgcggagtctgctcgCTAGTAGGGGATATCCAAGGATCCCCACTTGCGGCATTTCACATGTTACCTCGCCGTTGGTAGTTCCAAATCCGGACACTGTTCATGTGGCGTGACCATATCGGAAGTTTTGGAGGTACGAAAAAGGCACCTGCTCTTCGTTGTTTCCGGAATAGCCACACCCCAGACCACAAACGGGAACGCCCCAGACCCTGGCTGCTTAGCATGTGGGCACCGGTGAAAACCCACCGTTCCAGAACGGTAGCTCAAGCACCAGAGCCGAACCTAATCTTTGCTGCAGCGACAATCTTCCCCCCAGAGAAAGCTGAAGGGTGTGAGATCTGCACGCATGCTTGTTTCCGTCCAATCGTGTGCGATGTATAGTGATGAGATGGTTCGGAGAAGTGGGTAGCGGGGCTGACCGGCGTGTGGAGGCGCGAGAACGAACATGGCCCAAGCTGGCGGTCGAGGTTCCGCATGGCTATCACCCAAGTACCTGGAACAACAAATGCGCATCTGCGTACCGGTAGTCCTGGGTCTGTATATTGCTCTTCATGTGCGCCTAACCCCGTGGCTACTGTCGAGGCAGGTACCCACACCACGGCAAAGGCGCATGAGCTAGTTAGCGGCTAAAACTCTGGATTCTCCGCCCGGTCTAGTTAGTTACAGGTTTCACGTTAAtctcaacaacaacaacaacaacaacaacaacatcgCTCAATCGTACTGTTacacatacacacacacaagTACCAGGAACATATCGGAAAATAGTACATTCCAGTGCAACTTCGGCTCTCCAGGGTCATGTCCGGTAATTCTGCATCACCATGCCGTACACGTGTCTTGCATAGCGGGCCACCCATGGGTCGATCTCGTGTCGGAGCTTTTTCACCGACGCCAGTCATCAGCGGCTCGCCAAAGGCTCAAGACCAGCGCCCAAGACTGGAGATAAGGTTTAGCTCGCCTGTCAGCAGCTGAGCCCTACGCAGGCCACAGTATGCCACCGTGCCAGAAGTGTTCAACGTAAGCGGAAGTGCCATTGTTCCACCACGACTTAGTCCACCAATGCTGCCGCGTGGAATAGTAAGGTTGTGTAAGTGGAGACAGCAAGGCTCCGGTGAAAATGGAAACAATACATGGGCATGTGTGTGGAGAGTGTGCGGGACTGGCGGGTGCGACGGCAGTCTAGTCAATATTGGATTCTGACTATGCTGACGGAGCTTGGCGAGGTTGACACCATGTAGCGTGAGGGTGTAGTGCTTGACTGTCGAGGGGCAAGTTAGAAGCTCGTTTACTACCGAGATCCACAGTGCCTTTCAAGGTATCCTAGTCTGAGTATACGATAGAGTATATATATCGCTTTGCTTATTCTCTGGTCTCACTTCAGCATCGACCATATTACAGGCTTCGACCACAGCCCCTTGGACCCTTCACTTCCATCTTTGACTGTCATTACCTTTTCCATACACATCTGCATAGAATATATCTCTACTTCCCCAATATGCGTTTCTCACCAGCATCTTTCCTTGCTCTCGCAACAGCACCAACCTTTGCCCTCAATATCTGGCCCCGCGCCTCCAGTTGCCCTGCAGTCTGGACCAAAGTTGCCGCAGAACTCCAAGCAGACTTTGCCGGATGCACCGCAGATGCCCACCAAAGCATCCGCTCCAGCTTTCATGACTGCATCAATAATGGCTGCGATGGCAGCCTGGTTCTGACCGACGAATGCGGTCGTGCAGAAAATATGGGCCTTTCGAAAATCTGCACCAAGATCCAGGGTTGGGCCACCAAATATGATGTTGGTGTTGCCGACATGCTTCAGTTCGCCGCTGCTCAAGGCATTTCCGCCTGCCCTCTCGGACCAAAAGTACCAATCCTCATTGGGCGTAAAGACAGCAGCGTTGCGGCACCTCTGCACAGCGTACCAGGAAGCCGAGACCCTCTGGACTCTATCCTAGCCGCATTCAGTGCAAAGGGATTTGACGGCAAGGATGTCGTTGCATTAATGGGCACGCACAGTGTCGCCTTCCAGTTCTTCGACGACCCATCACAGGCGGGAAAGACTCTGGACAGTACGCCTAACGTTTATGACACCACATTCTACAAGGAGACCAAGGATGGAACAGCGCCGTACACGCTGCAAAGTGACAAGCTTCTCTCAAATTCGAGCCAGGTATGTTTCCCCCTGTCCCTTTCTTCCCCAGATTCCCACTCACATCATCCACAGACTGAGAATGCTTGGAATTCCTTCATCGACAATGGAAATGCGTGGGCAACTGCTTTCGTTGACGCATGGGCTCGCTTTGCTGTTATTGGAAACGACCCCAGCCAAATGGTAGATTGCTCTAGCTTGGTTCCTGCATCAAGGGCCAGCAAGAAGAGGCAGGCTGCTGTTGCCGCATTCACCAAGAAGATGAGTGCCAAGTGGCGGTTGTAAAGGGGTAGCCAGGGTGAGATGCGGTGTTTTACGACAGGGATTATGTCTGCGTTTACGATGTCATGCCGGTTGATCTTCGTATTGGGCGTTACCTTTGTCCTTTTCTGGCATTTTCGGCGTTGTTCCGGCGCGTCGGCATTGGGGGATCAGCGAGTGCGGAGAAAATCCTCCTTTTCGTGTAAGATTGTTCGCTTAGCTAGGATTAAGTTGGTTGCCGTCTTTCCTTCTAGACCATGACGATCAGATTCAATATTGATCTTCACATCCCTGTTGTCGTTCCAAGCACCTCCGTGTACCCTCAACGTTGACGGTCTGCTTATTCTGGATTAGTGTGCTTACCATAACACTATTTCGGGACCATCCCACAGCGTATCTGACAGATGCTGGGTCATGTTACAAGTGAGCCGGCCAAGCGGGTGGTCAGGATGTTAAATTGTACAAGGGGCTGGTACGACGGACTTCATAGAACGATAAAAATGCTTGTCCTGCATGACCTGGTCGTTTCGCGAGCGAGCTGGTGAGGCTGATGACTGCGGAATTGCCCATCGTTTGCCACTCACCCATGCGCAGTACATCCGCAGATCCCGGTCGGCGGCCTTGGTGTACTGTATGCCGATGTCTGACTACGATGATCGTCCACAACGTTGCACTGAGCGTCTCTCAAGATACCTTCATCTCACAAAGAACCACCTGATTAGGGTAATGTGATAGAAAGCACTGGACAATAGAACCGTTGAAGATGCATTTGGTAATTCTTTCCTCTTAGGGGTAGACATAAGAACGGTGAGCAGGCGCCAGGTGTTCTAAATAATGACATCCCGAGTTTTTGTTGTGGAACAAGCCTGTCACTTCGCGAAGACCTTTGGTCACTTGCTGGACTGTAGTTATTCTTCTTAGAAGAAAAAAGAAGTCCTAGTATCGCGCATGACAATCACTTTCAGTATAGGCAGACAGGTAATATGCGTTCTATGCACGATCATCCAGCAATAATTGATGTCAACCGTAAACGCATGTCACTAGGGTTGTCCTTGTCAATGTAAAATATTTGATTGAACATCGGTGATTGTTGGGACAACACGGATTAGATACGTTCCAGAGTGAAAAATCGATTGCTCTAAGATCAGAAAGATCGGAAAGGTCTAGTATTTGTACATAGTCAGCCGGATCCTTGGCTCGGATCCGGAGTCTCAAAGACCCGATCCAGTCACATGATCACCGACGTCCGACATTGATTCCATGACCGCGAAAACATCACTTAGTCAAGGAATAAATCAAGTTATATCAAAAGGGTTGCCATTGCGAAAAGAAACATCATTACAAGAATCGAAGTCCCCCATCTAGGAGGAGTATATATACAAGGGACGAGTGAGTTTTCATCATCACGTCAGTGGGCGAGACGTTCACAAGAGAGCATCAATCATGCGGCGCATCTTAGCAGCGGTCTCGCTACCAGCTTCCTTCTCAAGCATAGCAATGAAGGTTTCGAGGGTGTACTTCTTCTCACCGGCACCGGCACCTGGCGAACCAGAGGAAGGCGCACCAGAGGCAGGGGCACTAGAGGAAGGCTTGCCAGAGGAAGGTTTGCCAGAGGAAGGCTTACCAGAGGCAGGGACACCGGCAATGGGCGCAGGAGAAGCTGCAGGGTACGAGGGCTGGATGGCAACAGGAGTAGCAGACACAGGCTCAGCAGCAACTGGGGCAGTAGATGTAGATGCGGGAGCCTCAGGAGAAGGAGTGGGCTTGGGCGCAACGGGAGAAGGCGAAGGCATGGGGCCCTTGCTGGGACCGGGTTGGTTGGCTTCAGGCTTAACGCATTGGAAGTAGTAGGGGTTCCACTGCTTGCACTCGAGACCACTAGCACACTGTCCAGCGCCCTTGTAGTTGATGCCGCCGCACTGGTAGTATTCCTTGATGGGACCCGAGGGCTCAGATGTAGCACTGGGACGGACGGCGGTGATCATGGTCGAGAGGGTTGCGGTACCAGGGAGCATGGTTGAAGTGCTGTTGGCGACTGGGTATGGAGCAACGCTGGAAAGCTGAGGCGTTTGGGTAGGGGCAACCTCGGACGAGATTGGGGCAGGCTCCGATGTAGACATAGCAGATGTGGCAgctggagaagaagaagcctCGGCTGGGGTGGCAGAAGAAGGCGCAGCCTCGACAGCGGCACTGGTGGAAGATGGGGCAACGGTGGAAGCCGCGGATGTCTTGGAAGCGCTGCCAGGAGCGGGAGCGGCCGGTGCGCCGGAGATTTTGCCAAAGTCAAGGAGCTGGGGCTTAGCCTCAGTACCGCTAGCGATGAGAGCAGGGCCAGGAGCGGGGTACGAGTCGAGATCGGCGTGAATAGAGAAGCCAAGGCCGGGACCACTCGCGATGTAGGCCTCGGGGAATTTAACACCCTTGGGCTCGAGAGTACCGCTTCCAGTAACGGTAAGCTGGTAGCAGGTCATGTAATGCTGGGCACCACCGGAAGGGCCAGCAGCGTGGAGAGCAATGGCCTCAGCACGAAGGAGGTAGTCACCCGGAGCGATGTCCTTGGGAATGGTGAAGTCCAGCTTTCCGCCTACGCAAGCGTCAGAGAGGTATCATGCAAAGAAGAAAGTGACATACAGTTGTAGTTTAGGTCCTTGGTGCCCCAGAAGTCGTTGTCTCCCTGGGTAGCCGCAGGGTTCTTGGCCCAGGTGTTCTGGTAGACCTTGAAGAACTCGCTTGAGCCGTCGGCAGTGGAGGCATCCTCAACCTTGGACATGTATGCGAGAACGGGTCCCCAGTGTGCACCTCCGATAGCCTGCTCGGTACAGTCACGGGAGTTGTGTTGGTGCATCTCGATAGTCACTGTGTCGCCAGCCTCGAAGTCACACTTGCCCTGAGCAGCAGCAGGGTTGACATTGCCTGTGACTGTTAGCAATGTAACAATAACAATTCTCTTTGGCACACTGACATTGCAGGGCGGTGCCTGTGTAGCTCTCGACAGGGCTGTTCGACGGGGGCAGCCTGGCGCAGGTGCTCTCGAGATCTTTGCCGTTCTTCCAAAGTTGCTGCCAAGTGGCATGGGCACTGGCTACGGCCGTGATGGCGGAGAGAACAGCTGCGGTCTTCATGGTGTGTATGGTGATGTGAGTAATGATGTTTCTAGCGATGGACAAGTCGACCAAGCGACAAATGAGTGACtgagaagaaaagaaggaaTGAATGCGGAAAGAGTGGGTTGAATGAATGTTCAGCGCAGCTGCGGTGTCGACTCAAAGCATGGTGGGATGAGGGCTTATATCCTACCAGCGCAGATGACAACGCAAGCCGTGAAGCCGACGAACCGTTAGCATCTGCATACTTAGCCGTTTCGTTTACCACCGGCCGGAGCTAGAACGCAGCGACAGGGCGCCATGTGCCTGGAGCAACATGCGTATAGATGAACGGAGGAAGGGTACCTATACCAAAACCAGGTCTGTGGGTCTGTTTTGACATCTGACAGTTGGTAGCCGTTTGGACCTGATTGGTGGATCATATCCGATGGCTGCAGGGTGTGCCATGTAGGGCTTAGTGACGGTTTGAACACAACTCCGACGACATTTTACTTGCATTGCAGGGGCATTCAACGTTCCTTCGTTGATGGTTGGCAATGAGATAGCATGGACTTCCAAGTCTCGTCCGATGCTTTGGTCATCTCTTAGGCGTGGGGTGCTCAAGCATCAGTAAGTTGTCGACTCGGCCGTCTGTCGCGGACTGAAGATTCTGTTACCGGAGATGACAGCTTCATAGCAATAGACTGCAACGGGAGAATTTAATGATGGGATCCTCCGTAATCTTACATGTCGGCAGGCAAAGTGCAATGCAGGTCAAGTCGCAGCGGAAGCATCCGCTCAGCGCAAACAGTTCTCACTTGGCTGCACCGGCCGGTTTCTGCAAACAGACAGACAGTCAAGCAGCAAAAAGATGTGACCCTGTACTTGA from Pyrenophora tritici-repentis strain M4 chromosome 1, whole genome shotgun sequence encodes the following:
- a CDS encoding Glyco-hydro-61 multi-domain protein, translating into MKTAAVLSAITAVASAHATWQQLWKNGKDLESTCARLPPSNSPVESYTGTALQCNVNPAAAQGKCDFEAGDTVTIEMHQHNSRDCTEQAIGGAHWGPVLAYMSKVEDASTADGSSEFFKVYQNTWAKNPAATQGDNDFWGTKDLNYNCGKLDFTIPKDIAPGDYLLRAEAIALHAAGPSGGAQHYMTCYQLTVTGSGTLEPKGVKFPEAYIASGPGLGFSIHADLDSYPAPGPALIASGTEAKPQLLDFGKISGAPAAPAPGSASKTSAASTVAPSSTSAAVEAAPSSATPAEASSSPAATSAMSTSEPAPISSEVAPTQTPQLSSVAPYPVANSTSTMLPGTATLSTMITAVRPSATSEPSGPIKEYYQCGGINYKGAGQCASGLECKQWNPYYFQCVKPEANQPGPSKGPMPSPSPVAPKPTPSPEAPASTSTAPVAAEPVSATPVAIQPSYPAASPAPIAGVPASGKPSSGKPSSGKPSSSAPASGAPSSGSPGAGAGEKKYTLETFIAMLEKEAGSETAAKMRRMIDALL
- a CDS encoding peroxidase multi-domain protein, translated to MRFSPASFLALATAPTFALNIWPRASSCPAVWTKVAAELQADFAGCTADAHQSIRSSFHDCINNGCDGSLVLTDECGRAENMGLSKICTKIQGWATKYDVGVADMLQFAAAQGISACPLGPKVPILIGRKDSSVAAPLHSVPGSRDPLDSILAAFSAKGFDGKDVVALMGTHSVAFQFFDDPSQAGKTLDSTPNVYDTTFYKETKDGTAPYTLQSDKLLSNSSQTENAWNSFIDNGNAWATAFVDAWARFAVIGNDPSQMVDCSSLVPASRASKKRQAAVAAFTKKMSAKWRL